From one Butyricimonas faecihominis genomic stretch:
- a CDS encoding JAB domain-containing protein, whose translation MNEQVKLPVVELVYRRKPSKKYKVESARDAYELLVSPFKDTIEHHISTRIILLNGSNKVLGVSTVSEGALSYNITDVRFILQLAILSNCKGVIICINQPSGDLEPAKLDDELVEQVKIALSHVDIDLLDYILYCEEDYYSYSDNGKL comes from the coding sequence ATGAACGAGCAAGTGAAATTACCAGTGGTAGAACTGGTGTACAGGAGGAAACCTTCTAAAAAATACAAGGTTGAATCCGCTAGGGATGCTTACGAGTTACTGGTATCCCCGTTTAAAGATACAATAGAGCATCATATCTCTACAAGAATTATTCTATTAAATGGCAGTAACAAAGTACTAGGTGTATCTACCGTAAGTGAAGGTGCCTTATCTTACAACATTACGGATGTAAGGTTTATATTGCAACTGGCTATACTTTCTAATTGTAAAGGAGTGATCATTTGTATAAACCAACCTTCTGGTGATCTTGAACCCGCTAAACTGGATGATGAACTGGTTGAACAGGTAAAGATCGCACTTTCACATGTAGATATAGATTTACTGGATTACATCTTGTATTGCGAGGAAGACTATTACAGTTATTCAGATAACGGTAAACTTTAG
- a CDS encoding nucleotidyl transferase AbiEii/AbiGii toxin family protein gives MSLDFDEDVWMFISLAQKHNVKMLMVGGGAVNFYGYQRHSADVDFWIDTTPSNLVALRDALNELGYEFDDFPEDVKRGQQNISIKISPVIDIELITSFNPGRSFPECYEQRYTATNTVNGQTFSYEVIAFNDLINSKIKAGRPKDLYDIIELRKIQENKN, from the coding sequence ATGAGTCTCGATTTCGATGAAGACGTGTGGATGTTCATATCCCTAGCGCAAAAGCATAACGTGAAGATGTTAATGGTTGGTGGGGGAGCTGTAAACTTTTACGGTTATCAACGCCATTCTGCCGATGTCGATTTTTGGATAGACACGACACCTTCAAATCTAGTGGCTTTACGAGATGCCTTGAATGAACTGGGTTACGAGTTTGATGATTTTCCAGAGGACGTGAAACGGGGACAACAGAACATATCTATCAAGATCAGCCCTGTCATCGACATCGAATTGATCACGTCTTTTAATCCTGGCAGAAGTTTCCCCGAATGTTACGAGCAAAGATACACGGCAACTAATACAGTAAACGGTCAAACTTTCTCTTACGAGGTGATAGCCTTTAATGATTTGATTAATAGCAAAATCAAGGCTGGACGTCCTAAAGATTTATACGACATAATAGAACTTAGGAAAATACAGGAAAACAAGAATTAG
- a CDS encoding DUF3871 family protein: protein MNTTTLIPSQNEGLLPVLFGNNNTRKEEPTYTSYEVVNEPVRKDKRKKHFIEANTEPIDMIRLKSDCIVPVFSKDNEMTISHPSFIETVHKVASELFRGESIDEPDIMVSHVIKGRIPEAIHKPVAQLLESDKTIYYERMAFAFEIPTIYETIDGNRVNLCITGVRAYNRENLYSKKVAERFSVAIGFQNKVCCNLCTFTDGFKTDLRATSQHDLFREVMKLFQQYDANKHLRLMKSFTSSYLTEHQFAQFLGKSRLYQCLPAKEKKLLPNMELTDSQVNIIAKAYYHDDNFKKEHGENEINLWKFYNMLTGANKSSYIDNFLDRSLNSTQLTEGIDRALHGDNTYKWFIE from the coding sequence ATGAACACGACAACATTAATTCCAAGTCAAAATGAAGGGTTATTGCCAGTTTTATTTGGTAATAATAATACAAGAAAGGAAGAACCTACATACACATCTTATGAAGTAGTGAATGAACCTGTTAGAAAGGACAAAAGGAAAAAACATTTCATTGAAGCTAACACTGAACCCATTGACATGATCCGTTTAAAAAGTGATTGCATCGTCCCAGTGTTCAGCAAGGATAACGAGATGACAATATCTCATCCCTCGTTTATTGAAACGGTACACAAGGTAGCGAGTGAACTGTTTAGAGGGGAAAGCATAGATGAACCAGATATAATGGTAAGTCACGTTATAAAGGGAAGGATACCAGAAGCCATACATAAACCAGTGGCACAATTGTTAGAAAGTGACAAGACAATCTATTACGAGAGAATGGCATTCGCTTTTGAGATTCCTACCATTTATGAAACGATAGACGGTAACAGGGTAAATTTATGTATCACTGGCGTGAGAGCGTATAACAGGGAGAACCTTTATTCAAAGAAAGTGGCAGAGAGGTTTAGTGTCGCTATTGGTTTCCAAAACAAAGTATGTTGTAACCTGTGTACATTTACAGACGGTTTTAAAACAGACCTTAGAGCCACGAGCCAACATGACCTGTTTAGAGAGGTTATGAAGTTATTCCAACAGTACGATGCCAACAAGCATTTACGGTTGATGAAGAGCTTCACTAGTTCTTACTTAACGGAACATCAATTCGCACAGTTCTTGGGGAAAAGCAGGTTGTATCAATGCTTGCCCGCAAAAGAGAAGAAGTTACTTCCCAACATGGAATTGACGGATTCACAGGTGAACATTATTGCCAAGGCGTATTACCATGATGATAACTTTAAAAAGGAACATGGAGAGAACGAGATCAATTTATGGAAATTCTATAACATGCTTACTGGTGCTAACAAGAGCAGTTATATAGATAACTTCCTAGATAGATCGTTAAATTCCACGCAATTAACGGAAGGAATAGATAGGGCGTTACATGGTGATAATACTTATAAATGGTTTATAGAGTAA
- a CDS encoding DUF4595 domain-containing protein, whose product MKKIYLLMMLLATVFVACSDDDDEKDDDKPTDKVKLVSKIVTSSSEGIKELEETFEYDSQGRITKYKYYNIDEAYSYTLEYVHGDKTITMKDYEDDELYNTIVYTLENDMIVASSDDYNGKPVKFSYSDKYLVKTEKEGDSEILTWSNENLLRIGNDMSFTYTEYENKSNIDITSINFTEDAEFNDILFRSGYFGNRSKKLISTAKSEWHDLLYQYEYTFDNEGYVTTIKDIENGYTKTITYKE is encoded by the coding sequence ATGAAAAAGATTTATTTATTGATGATGTTACTTGCTACGGTGTTCGTGGCGTGTTCTGATGATGACGATGAAAAGGATGATGACAAACCAACAGACAAAGTAAAGTTGGTTAGTAAAATTGTTACATCAAGTTCGGAAGGAATAAAAGAGCTTGAAGAAACATTCGAGTATGATTCTCAGGGAAGAATTACTAAATACAAATATTACAATATCGATGAGGCTTATAGTTACACACTTGAATACGTACACGGGGATAAAACGATCACGATGAAAGACTATGAAGATGATGAATTGTACAATACAATCGTATACACTTTAGAGAATGATATGATCGTCGCAAGTTCTGATGATTATAATGGAAAGCCTGTTAAATTCTCGTATAGTGACAAGTATTTGGTGAAAACTGAGAAAGAAGGGGATTCCGAAATTCTTACGTGGAGTAACGAAAATCTTTTGAGAATAGGCAATGATATGTCATTCACTTATACTGAATACGAAAATAAGAGTAATATTGACATCACCTCTATCAACTTTACAGAGGATGCAGAATTTAATGACATTTTATTTAGAAGTGGATACTTCGGTAATAGAAGTAAGAAATTAATCTCAACAGCTAAATCTGAATGGCACGATCTTCTATATCAATATGAATATACCTTCGATAATGAAGGCTATGTTACCACAATAAAGGATATTGAAAATGGCTACACAAAAACGATCACATACAAAGAGTAA